The sequence below is a genomic window from Pogoniulus pusillus isolate bPogPus1 chromosome 10, bPogPus1.pri, whole genome shotgun sequence.
ggagtggctggagagctgcctggtggaaaaggacctgggggtgttggtggccagctggatgaacatgagccagcagtgtgcctaagtggccaagaaggctaacagcatcctggcctggatcagataTGGTGTGACCAGAAGGAGTTGGGAGCTGAtcatgctcctgtactcagcactggtgagaccacacctagagtactgtgtccaggtttggtcaacacagtataggagggacattgaggtgctgcagcagtgcagagaagggtgatgaggctggggagaggtctggcagaTATTCAGTATTCAGAACCCACCAGGATGTGTGATCTGGtcttggtgatcctgctctggcagagggattggtcTGGACGagcttttgaggttccttccagcccctgacattctatcaTTGAAcaatgaggtgctggagtgggtgcacagaagggagaggtctggcaaatgtgacctatgaggagcagctgaaggaactgggggtgtttagtctggagaagaggaggctgagaggggaccttattgtctTCTACAACTacttaaaaggaggttgtagtgaggctggagttgGTCTCTACTCCCAAATtcctaatgacaggacaagaggaaatggcctcaagctgcatcagggcaggtttagtttGGCTGTTGAGAGGAAGTTCTtacctgagcaggtggtcaggcactggcacaggctgcccagggaggtggtggagttgccatccctggaggtgtttaaaaggagagtgggtgtggtgcttgaggctatggcctggtgatgaaggctgctgggatgaaggttggacctcatggtcctttcccaccatagtgattcatagtgattagatgttgtgctgagggctttggtttagccaaggacttgtcagtgtgagactgatgattggacttgaggatctcaaaggtcttttccaacctaatgaattctgtgattctgctgaaAACAATTGCACCTACTTCTCTTGCCAGAAAAAGAAGCTTACCACAACTTCCTTCTGTTtcagtgaagggaaaaaaaagttaacatTTACTTTTGCAGCTCTTGGAATAAACTATCTTGACTTTTTTAGTAGCAATGACTTGTAGAGCTCAAATTTGCAGACTTATTAACCAAAATCAACTCATCTgcgaaaacaaacaagcaaaaacctaccagcagagctctcccaattattttttcccctcccagctGCCACTCCTGCAGACTCATCCTGCAAGGTGCTCAGATGTGTGTTTATGCTCTTTATCTGTCGCCCTTTGTGCTTGTCAGATGACTTTCCAAGAATACTTCTGTCATATCTATCTGAAGATGGGTTGAAAAATAAAGTTTCCAGAGCTCAGAGGCTGAACTGTTTTGGCTTCAGTGTAACTGGCAACAGAGCCTGAAATTCAAGCACTGCACTAAAATATTGTGGAGAGTCTCCCACCTCTGCTAGGCTTTTGTTTGGCTTTCTTTTCGTCTCTGTTTTAGACACAAGCTTCATCTGCTGTGATTCCGAGTCTCTTTGCAGGTGAGGCTTGGTTTCTCTAAGCTGCTGTTATGACCTGACAAGCTAAGGGAAGCTGACAGATACTCTGCTTTGATGTCATCCAGATCCAAACAGAGGAGCATTTTGTACAAAGGAATCATTATCATTTGCTTGCTGCCTTTTGCCAGCTATCAGTGCACACAGAAGTGGAACTGTGCAGTCAGCTATTTGGACCTGTGCATAGAGTTCAATGTAATTTTGCTTCTTCACACTTCCCATCCTATTTCAGCTCTTAAAAGCAAAATGAATAGAAACAACAATCAACCCCAATAACCTTTTGAGTAAGTGGATGAAATAGGAACAATCAGATTAGGAAAGCTTCTTCCTACTGCGTTGTCTCTTAGGTGTTGTGATTTGCTTACTTGAAACCTCCATCTACCCTAGGTGAGACAACAACCACCAAGGGTTTAAGCTCAGGGAGAAGAGATttagagccacaaggatgattgggggacttgagcatctctgctgtggagagagactaagagccttggggctgcttagtctggagaagagaaggctgagaggggatctcagcaATGTGCATGTATatgtgaggggtgggtgtcaagtggctggggcaaaTCTACTTTCAGGGGTCCCCAGTAATAAGATAAGGAACAATGGATATGAGCTTgaacatagaagatttcacctcaacatgaggagaagctttacagtgagggtgctggagccctggagcagataggttgtggagtctctttctctggaggctttgaaaacctccctggatgcattcctgtgcagactaccttggctgatcctgctttggtggaGGGAtttgactccatgatctctggagctcctttccaacctctaatgttctgtgattccatggatcttaggaggaagttctttagtacaagggtggtgagactctgaaataggttacccagagaggttgtggatgcttcccccctggaggcattcaaggccaggttggatgatgccttgagcagcaAAGTCTatttgagaggtgtccctccctgtggcagggagattggcatagaagatctctaaggtcccttccaacttaagccattctgtgaatcatTTAAGATGTGTAACTGACTACATTAGTTGACATCCAGGTACTACCACAGGAGGGAAGGATTCTGCTTAAGCCACAGCACGGAGCTGATCCTTTCACATCACTATTCCATACCCCCTGGATGTTCTTATGAAGATGTGTTGCTGCAGCTATATTGGTTGGCAAGGCAATCCTGGCTATAGTGGGCATGCTTAGTTATTCTATTCATGTTTGCCAAAGTGTTTGGCATAGATCTAAGTGAGAGAAAGGCCATGACACTCTTCAACCATCCACATCACAGCTAAAAGTCAAGCAGAGCATCTTTAGATGACAAAGAAAAGGATCTCATTTGTGCCAGAGAAACTCCTTCTACTTGATGGACTGAATTATTCAGAAGCATTTTCTGGATAATATTTTcatagacctcattgctgtctgcaacctgaaggaaggttggagccaggtgggggttggtctcttctcccaagcaaccagcaacagaacaaagggacatagcctcaagttgtgctggaggaggtataggTTAGGAGAAAGTACTtccagaacaatgggacacagcctcaagctgtgccaggggaggtctaggctggatgttgttaggaagttgttggcaaagagagtgattggcactggaatgggctgcccagggaggtggtggagtggctgtgcctggaggtgttgaagccaagcctggctggggcacttagtgccatggtctggttggttggatagggctgggtgctaggttgggctggatgatcttggaggtctcttccaacctggttgattctctgaatcCATGATAATTGAGAAGACTTTTCCACGGCAGAGAAGTAGTTTCTAGCTTCTTTTAACAATTATGATGCAAGCACtatgaactgaatgatcttgcaggtctcttccaccctgcttggttctatgattctatgataattgaGAAGACTTTTCCACACCAGAGGAGTAGTTTCTAGCTTCCTTTATCAATTATGATGCAAGCActatggactggatgatcttggaggtctcttccagcctgcttaattctctgattctctggcaGGATATCTTCTTCCTTGCCCTTAAAGAACTTTGTCAGAGCTTCTCAAATCTTTAGAGATAGTGCTGGATGGTTATTTGTGTCCTGGCAAGAAAAAAACTAGCATTAAAAAATCCCTCAAGATCCCATTTGGGCAAGATTTTTTACTGCATAAAGGTAAATAAAACAATGATAGGTAAAGCCTTAGAATATATCAGCTGCAGATGATTGACAGCAAGGAAATGTGAAaggtttgtgttttcctttaGCCTACATTTTACCAGCAGTGAATCTCTCTCAACTATGAGCTGAGCCAAAGTCCCTCATTAGGAAGCTGAGGATATGTCTTTGCCCTTCTGGTAAACAtgagctgcttgtctgggaAAGAGGAGCTCAGGGTCTAAAGCTGCTGTGTGTAAGAAGAATAAGGAAAAGTATCACcacaggaagaaaagcaaaatctCTTCTCTGGGTTTATCCAATGTTGATGGCTTTTAAAAAGacccttagagtggccttccagtatctgaagagggttacaggaaggctggggagggactactgacaaggtcaatgacaggatgaggaggaatgggtttgaactggaagaggggagatttagactagatgttaggaggaagttctttacaatgagggtggtgagacactggcacaggttgcccagggaggttgtggaggacagaagcacagaatgtgaccaaagatcacattccgtgcttctgttctccacaacctccctggaggtgttcaagaccaggctgggtgaggccttgagctacttatcctactgggaggtgtccctgcctatggtggggaggttggaactggcagatccttgaggtcccttccaacctaaactattctgtgattctatgataaacatGTTTTGCAAGAGGAAATGCTGTGAATGCCAAGCCCAGCAGGATACAATTAAACAAAACTCTGTACAATTATAGATGGAATTTCTATATCATTAGAGATGAAAACACCTTCAAAGCAGACAAATATAATCAGCCACaggtggcagtggcagcagcagcagcagcattatcATCgtcatcagcagcagcagtagtggCATCATcatcaacagcagcagcaccagcagcagcagtaatggCATCAGCATCATCATTATCATCATCAGCAGCAGTTGCATCAGTAGcactagcagcagcagcagtagtggcatcagcagcagcagtagcagcattATCatcatcagcagcagcagtcagtagcagcagcagcagtagtggCATCATcatcaacagcagcagcaccaacagCAGCAGTAATGGCATCAGCATCATCATTATCATTatcatcagcagcagcagttgcatCAGTAGcactagcagcagcagcagtagtggcatcagcagcagcagtagtggcatcagcagcagcagtagcagcaccagcagcagcagtaatggCATCAGCATCATCATTATCATCATCAGCAGCAGTTGCATCAGTAGcactagcagcagcagcagtagtggcatcagcagcagcagtagcagcattatcagcagcagcagcagcagtagcagcagcagcagtagtggcatcagcagcagcagtagcagcaccagcagcagcagtaatggCATCAGCATCATCATTatcatcagcagcagcagttgcatCAGTAGcactagcagcagcagcagtagtggcatcagcagcagcagaagcattatcatcatcatcagcagcagcagaagcattatcatcatcatcagcagcagcagcagcattatcatcaccagcagcagcagtacgAAGAACATTTCAGCTGGCAGCGGACACTGACTAAATCTGGACCAAAATGTCAACATTTGGTACCATCCTATAGCAGTTCAtttgagcaaaaaaaaaaaccaaaccaaatcaaaccacaacaaagaaataaaccaaGAAATAgaccaactcaacccaaccaaaaaaaaaaagaatgttgTTTTATTAGACATGCACAGCAACTTGTTTTCACCTcactgctgggagcaggggcacTGAGATTTGTAGCAGCTCCTTGGCTCATATCATGTCAAAGCAGAAATTCCTGGGAGTGTGGAGAGGCTACATTAAAGACACAGAGCCAAGAAGCTGCTTGTCAGTtggtgctgggaagcagccaagTCTCTGCCACCGGTGCTGCATTAATAGAACTCTGTGCTGTGTTGAACATATGCTTCTCAACAGGCAGGAGTGTTTGCAGCAAAGAGAGGCTGCAACCATTTGCAGAACTCGTTTTTGCCCAGAAGAAAATGTAAGAGCAGATATGATGCTTCTGTTGACAAGCAAAACAACTCTGAGGTTGCAGCACTTGGGAAACTGAGCTGCTTAAGCACCCCAGGATAGGGCAAGGGAGGATAGACTGAGAATCTTATTCTGAACTAAAATTAAATATAAACCTAAAGTAATTTAGATTCTGGATTAAAAATATATTCTTATTCTAAATGAATTCATTTTAGATTacaaataaaatcatagaatcaagcaggttggaagagagctccaagatcatccactccaacctagcacccagccctagccagtcaaccagaccatggcactaagtgcctcatccaggctttgcttgaacacctccagggatggtgactccaccacctccctgggcagcccattccaatgccaatcactctctctgccaacaacttcctcctaagatccagcctagacctcccctggtacaacctgagactgtgtcatagaatcatagaatcaagcaggttggaagagacctctaagctcagccagtccaacctagcacccagccctatccagtcaaccagaccatggcactaagtgccccagccagtctcttcttgaacacctccagggacgtcgactccaccacctccctgggcagcccattccaatgccaatcactctctctgccaacaacttcctcctcacatccagcctagacctcccctggtacaacctgagactgtgtccccttgttctgttgctggttgcctggcaacagagcccaaccccacctgactacaacctcttAGATTCTTATTCTAAATCAAAATTAAATCAAAGTTAATTTAGATTCTAAATTAAAAGTAGATTCTTGCTCTAAATCAAAATTCAATCTACATTATTTTAGATTCTAAATTAAAAGTAGACTCTAATTCTACAGAGAAGGACAACCtctgctggtgagaggtgtccctgcctatggcaggggattggaactagctgatccttgaggtcccttccaagctaaaccattctctggttctccaacaaacaaaacctcaccACTGCTAAGTGACTGCAGCTATGAAATCTATATTCCTAAATTAAGTACCTGGTCCCCTCTATGTTACACCAAACTATTAGTATGGTTTTTCTCCTTTCCATTCTCTCTTATGAAGAGATTTGTTGCTGTGGTTGTTACAGTTTTGGGGTTGCTTTGTTTGTTGGTAATTCATTTTTAATTAGCACTCCCCTCACAAGGACACAGAAATCAAAGGCAACCTCAGAgcatgctgcctgctgtgcacaGTCCCTCTGGAGAAGGGTTTGCTTTAAACAAAACCTTCCTTTCCATCATGACAGAAAAGTGCCTCACTCATGGAGGTGTCTGACTCTGTGCCTCCTTTCATGGGATAAAAGCACTCATCCAGCAGGTTGTAAGCACTGGCTGCAGTTCTTTGCCCTGCCTAAGCAGATTTGGAACTGTAGTTTTCCTCTCCCAGGAGAATATCTTAATCAGGAAAGCCTGAGGTTTTCCAGCCCTTCTTCTCAGGTTTCCTAGGGTAATGTAATTAATTCTTAATTTATTAGtagaatttaatttaatttcattctAAATTATTTACATTCTTAATTTATTATTATAATTCAGTTCCTAATTCTTTGCATTCTTAATTTAGTGCATCTTAATTTAATTCTTCATTTAGTAGTTCAGAAATTTAcactccaacagagaaaga
It includes:
- the LOC135178941 gene encoding uncharacterized protein DDB_G0271670-like codes for the protein MASASSLSSSAAVASVALAAAAVVASAAAVAALSSSAAAVSSSSSSSGIIINSSSTNSSSNGISIIIIIIISSSSCISSTSSSSSSGISSSSSGISSSSSSTSSSSNGISIIIIIISSSCISSTSSSSSSGISSSSSSIISSSSSSSSSSSSGISSSSSSTSSSSNGISIIIIISSSSCISSTSSSSSSGISSSRSIIIIISSSRSIIIIISSSSSIIITSSSSTKNISAGSGH